In Fusobacterium perfoetens ATCC 29250, the following are encoded in one genomic region:
- the metK gene encoding methionine adenosyltransferase produces the protein MEDLIYFTSECVSPGHPDKVADQISDAVLDACLKDDSNSRVACEVFCTTGQVIVGGEITTKTYIDIQDIVRKKIHEIGYRPGMGFDDNCGVFSSIHAQSPDIAMGVDVGGAGDQGIMFGGAVKETPELMPLALVLSREILKLLVELRNEGVLTWARPDAKSQVTLAYDREGNIKFVDTIVVSVQHNQFVTQEQIHHDVKELVIKPVLAKYNLKFEDVKKIFINPTGKFEIGGPHGDTGLTGRKIIVDTYGGYFRHGGGAFSGKDPSKVDRSAAYAARWVAKNIVASGLADKCEVQLSYAIGVVEPTSIKVDTFGTGKVDEIELAKGVSKIFDLTPRGIERDLKLRSCEFRYQDLAAFGHIGRTDIELPWEQLNKVEELKNYFNK, from the coding sequence ATGGAAGATTTAATTTACTTTACATCTGAATGTGTATCACCAGGACATCCAGATAAAGTAGCAGACCAAATATCAGATGCCGTTTTAGATGCTTGTTTAAAAGATGACTCAAATTCTAGGGTAGCATGTGAAGTATTTTGTACAACAGGTCAAGTTATTGTTGGAGGAGAGATAACAACAAAAACTTATATAGATATTCAAGATATAGTTAGAAAAAAAATTCATGAAATAGGGTATAGACCAGGAATGGGATTTGACGATAACTGTGGAGTATTTAGTTCAATACATGCTCAATCTCCAGATATAGCTATGGGAGTAGATGTAGGAGGAGCTGGAGACCAAGGAATTATGTTTGGAGGAGCTGTAAAAGAAACTCCAGAATTAATGCCTTTAGCATTAGTATTATCAAGAGAAATTTTAAAATTATTAGTTGAATTGAGAAATGAAGGAGTTCTTACTTGGGCAAGACCAGATGCAAAATCTCAAGTAACATTAGCTTATGATAGAGAAGGAAATATAAAATTTGTTGATACTATAGTAGTTTCTGTTCAACATAATCAATTTGTAACACAAGAACAAATTCATCATGATGTAAAAGAGTTAGTAATAAAACCTGTATTAGCAAAATATAATTTAAAATTTGAAGATGTTAAAAAAATATTTATAAATCCTACAGGAAAATTTGAAATTGGAGGACCTCATGGAGATACAGGTCTTACAGGAAGAAAAATAATAGTTGATACTTATGGTGGATATTTTAGACATGGTGGAGGAGCTTTTTCAGGAAAAGACCCTTCAAAAGTAGATAGGTCAGCAGCTTATGCAGCTAGATGGGTAGCTAAAAATATAGTAGCTTCAGGATTAGCTGATAAATGTGAAGTACAACTATCTTATGCAATAGGAGTTGTAGAACCTACATCAATAAAAGTAGATACTTTTGGAACAGGAAAAGTAGATGAAATCGAATTAGCAAAAGGAGTTTCAAAAATATTTGATTTAACACCAAGAGGAATTGAAAGAGATTTAAAACTTAGAAGTTGTGAGTTTAGATATCAAGATTTAGCAGCTTTTGGACACATAGGAAGAACAGACATAGAACTTCCATGGGAACAATTAAATAAAGTAGAAGAATTAAAAAATTATTTTAATAAATAA
- a CDS encoding tRNA1(Val) (adenine(37)-N6)-methyltransferase: MEKNVNITTFDDDIKIYQLIEGFRFSVDPIILVDFFEGNCEKKILDIGSGSGIIPILLAKRKNMKNITGIEIQKESLDIFRKNVLENNLEKNIEIIYGDVKEYNKSNYYDYIISNPPYMTLDGKKISENENKKISRHEIKLDLSDLIKNSKRLLKPRGELFLVHRSFRLPEIITELEKNNFSLKKIKFVYFDRNKNSNLILIQASKGRKNKLEVVPPLFLEEEGY, translated from the coding sequence ATGGAGAAAAATGTAAATATAACAACTTTTGATGATGATATAAAAATCTATCAATTAATAGAGGGATTTAGATTTTCTGTAGACCCAATAATTTTGGTAGATTTTTTTGAAGGAAATTGTGAAAAAAAAATATTAGATATTGGAAGTGGTTCTGGAATTATTCCTATATTATTAGCAAAAAGAAAAAATATGAAAAATATTACAGGAATAGAAATTCAAAAAGAGTCTTTGGATATTTTTAGAAAAAATGTTTTAGAAAATAATTTAGAAAAAAATATAGAGATTATTTATGGAGATGTAAAGGAGTATAATAAATCAAATTATTATGATTATATAATTTCTAATCCTCCTTACATGACTTTAGATGGTAAAAAAATCTCTGAAAATGAAAATAAAAAAATATCTCGTCATGAAATTAAATTGGATTTGTCAGATTTGATAAAAAATAGTAAAAGACTTTTAAAGCCAAGAGGAGAATTATTTTTAGTACATAGAAGTTTTAGATTGCCAGAAATTATAACTGAATTAGAAAAAAATAATTTTTCCCTTAAAAAGATAAAGTTTGTTTATTTTGACAGAAATAAAAATTCTAATCTCATTTTGATTCAAGCTTCAAAAGGAAGAAAAAATAAATTAGAAGTAGTACCTCCTTTGTTTTTAGAAGAAGAGGGGTACTGA
- a CDS encoding CBS domain-containing protein, translating to TADDVLSPDISPVTEDTTLEVVAKRLINEKISGIPVVDEKNNFLGEITEKELIEYGMPKYLSLMKDLDFLTVGEPFEEYLLKEETATIKDLYRRKENLYTIDKKTPIMEICFIMVKKGITRIYVVENGKLHGVIRRYDIIKKVLHI from the coding sequence TAACAGCAGATGATGTATTAAGCCCAGATATATCACCAGTAACAGAAGATACAACATTAGAAGTAGTAGCTAAAAGATTAATAAATGAAAAGATAAGTGGAATACCAGTAGTAGATGAAAAAAATAATTTTTTAGGAGAGATAACAGAAAAAGAATTGATAGAATATGGAATGCCAAAATATCTATCATTGATGAAAGATTTAGACTTCTTAACAGTAGGAGAACCTTTTGAAGAATATTTATTAAAAGAGGAAACAGCAACAATAAAAGATTTATATAGAAGAAAAGAAAATCTATATACAATAGATAAGAAAACTCCAATAATGGAGATATGTTTTATAATGGTAAAAAAAGGAATAACAAGAATATATGTAGTAGAAAATGGTAAATTACATGGAGTAATAAGAAGATACGATATAATTAAAAAAGTTTTACATATTTAA